In Equus przewalskii isolate Varuska chromosome 31, EquPr2, whole genome shotgun sequence, one genomic interval encodes:
- the LOC103544709 gene encoding transport and Golgi organization protein 1 homolog has product MAAAARLLFCLLLLWPPWPGLGLTDLDTGRRFSEHKLCADDECSMLMVRGEALQDFAGPDCHFVNFKKGDPVYVYYKLAGRSPEVWAGSVGRIFGYFPKDLIKVVYEYTKEEIQVPTDETDFVCFDGGRDDFDNYNIEELLGFLEFYDSAPEDSEKAIEETSQHVNRLPGVSEEKNPDTEPVESSSEDNEGVFSENTEELRGTPEAQKSYPHINGPTDPAQGERSSFEPFEEMLQDKLKVPESENNKTSNSSQVSDEQEKMDAYKLLKKEMTLDLKTKFGSTADALVSDDETTRLVTSLEDDFDEELDAEHYTVGKEEEEDKENFDEIPLLTFSGGEDTKTPVKSGAEKYSTDKEQNSHEERKVMVAQPPGMKNDDKNILTSLEDSSLFLATKSEEQRGVDLESSDSKEEKESDDALVPESKQVTPRSAADYIDPEKAEDGPLIVEVSKTNNDKDPEMDPELHIKEKRKVEDSGRGLVQDETGLEDAKPEGVTVHRAPQSSDLNALPAAEKGKETLKSGFDHKEDDLKGATVDISEGTLQEEKPGEQILEGGSESGSVHTAAGNPMKEGKIEQESRHSAPLAGDNQHNASKDSVEGGDVPASGPKPPSLSVEHPHEKLKEETLLKTQNQPRFSSPDEIGLPRELEEGSPVLGRNLSQQQGRDVAAVVNKEANEKIRRSEEEVKQDPSDEDFVHRKPTPGMQEVETTDQNDSAEVPDFLDEEWEAEDDDYAPEELLEDENAVSAGESKEESPVIQDRQLDVNAQGPERAVLGAVDADPETEENKEETGSLLEIERKNETVGEIDRKPGHMVVEKEGGPLVDEKAQRPSEGGDFPDKKKNETPELGEVFEDKDPDYFKEDSPEEHLNTSGLTEKPGGEEVSKEDREDLEKFMDTERQGSASGEREDDVFHWPPHWTAKPKQSDKMKDAPIISSFFKEPRSLQRFQKYFDIHELEALFQEMSLKLKAAQQESLPYNVEKVLDKVFRASESEILSIAEKMLDTRVIKNGELGVKESNIFEEAAVLDDVQDLIYFVRYTHSIAEETVPPAAARRPAEDWDRLMEDIPPPREDDFSQEDTEDLKTEIPEEPSCLDQLDQPTTSDVGTSEMSQKPNTEKDIHPGIITTKRTPVNAVDPRKQQETKAEEATSVTPWENAILLIYSFMFYLTNMVSLTYIVSSESVITVVQLILSMRGGLKLSL; this is encoded by the exons ATGGCTGCGGCGGCCAGGCTGCTCTTCTGCCTGCTCCTGCTCTGGCCGCCCTGGCCGGGGCTGGGCCTGACGGACCTGGACACGGGCCGGCGCTTCTCGGAGCATAAACTCTGCGCCGACGACGAATGCAGCA TGTTAATGGTCCGAGGTGAGGCTCTGCAAGATTTTGCAGGCCCGGATTgtcattttgtgaattttaaaaaaggagaccCTGTATATGTCTACTATAAACTGGCAGGGCGATCGCCTGAAGTTTGGGCAGGAAGT GTTGGACGaatttttggatattttccaAAAGATTTAATAAAGGTagtctatgaatatactaaagaGGAGATACAAGTTCCAACAGAT gagacagattttgtttgttttgatgggGGAAGAGatgattttgataattataatatagaagaacttttaggatttttgGAATTTTACGATTCTGCACCCGAAGATTCTGAAAAAGCTATAGAAGAAACTTCCCAGCATGTGAACAGACTTCCTGGGGTGTCTGAGGAAAAGAACCCTGACACTGAACCAGTAGAATCCAGCTCAGAGGACAATGAAGGTGTCTTCTCAGAAAACACTGAGGAACTCAGGGGAAcacctgaggctcagaagagCTACCCCCATATAAACGGTCCAACAGATCCCGCCCAGGGAGAGCGATCTTCATTTGAACCTTTTGAAGAAATGCTGCAAGATAAATTAAAAGTGCCAGAAAGTGAAAACAACAAAACGAGCAATAGTTCTCAGGTGTCCGATgaacaggagaagatggatgcttataaacttttgaaaaaagaaatgactctGGACTTGAAAACCAAATTCGGTTCAACTGCTGACGCATTGGTATCTGATGACGAGACGACCAGACTCGTTACTTCATTAGAAGATGATTTTGATGAGGAATTGGATGCCGAGCATTACAcagttgggaaggaagaagaggaggataaAGAAAACTTTGATGAGATACCGTTGCTAACCTTTTCAGGTGGAGAGGATACGAAAACTCCGGTGAAATCTGGAGCTGAGAAATACTCAACAGACAAAGAACAGAATTCACATGAAGAGCGTAAGGTTATGGTAGCTCAGCCCCCTGGCATGAAAAACGATGATAAGAATATACTAACATCCTTGGAGGATTCCAGCCTCTTTCTTGCCACAAAAAGTGAAGAACAAAGAGGTGTGGATTTAGAGAGTTCTGATtccaaggaagaaaaggaaagtgatgaTGCATTAGTCCCAGAGAGCAAACAGGTCACACCACGGTCAGCAGCAGATTATATTGACCCTGAAAAGGCAGAAGATGGTCCCTTGATTGTAGAGGTCTCTAAAACAAATAATGACAAAGACCCGGAAATGGACCCAGAACTCCACattaaagaaaagaggaaggtggAGGATTCCGGGAGGGGCCTGGTGCAGGATGAGACGGGACTAGAGGATGCCAAGCCAGAAGGCGTGACCGTGCACAGGGCTCCTCAAAGCAGTGACCTCAATGCATTGCCAGCTGCTGAAAAGGgtaaagaaacattaaaatcagGCTTTGACCACAAAGAAGATGACCTGAAAGGAGCAACTGTAGATATCTCAGAAGGAACACTCCAGGAAGAAAAGCCTGGAGAGCAGATTTTGGAAGGTGGCTCAGAGAGTGGCTCGGTACATACAGCTGCAGGGAATCCAATGAAAGAAGGGAAGATTGAACAGGAATCCAGGCATAGTGCACCCCTCGCGGGGGATAACCAGCATAATGCATCCAAAGACAGTGTGGAGGGTGGAGATGTTCCAGCAAGTGGACCAAAACCACCCTCGCTTTCAGTGGAGCATCCACATGAGAAACTGAAAGAGGAAACACTTCTTAAAACTCAAAACCAGCCTCGATTCTCCTCTCCAGACGAAATTGGTTTGCCAAGAGAACTGGAAGAAGGGAGTCCCGTTCTGGGaagaaatctttcccagcaaCAGGGAAGAGATGTGGCTGCTGTAGTTAATaaggaagcaaatgaaaagataagacGCTCTGAGGAAGAGGTCAAACAGGACCCCTCAGATGAAGACTTTGTTCACCGCAAGCCAACGCCGGGCATGCAGGAAGTGGAAACAACAGACCAAAATGATAGCGCGGAAGTACCGGATTTCCTTGATGAAGAATGGGAAGCAGAAGATGACGATTACGCTCCTGAAGAACTACTGGAGGATGAAAATGCCGTAAGTGCAGGAGAGTCTAAAGAAGAAAGCCCTGTGATTCAGGACAGGCAGCTTGATGTTAATGCGCAAGGCCCCGAAAGAGCCGTTTTAGGCGCTGTGGATGCTGATCCAGAAAccgaagaaaacaaagaagaaactggTAGCCTTttagaaattgaaagaaaaaatgaaactgtggGCGAAATAGACAGGAAACCTGGTCATATGGTGGTGGAAAAAGAAGGCGGCCCTCTGGTAGATGAGAAAGCACAGCGGCCATCTGAAGGCGGTGACTTtcctgacaagaaaaaaaatgagactcCAGAGTTAGGTGAAGTGTTTGAGGATAAAGATCCTGATTATTTTAAAGAGGACAGCCCTGAGGAACACCTGAACACCTCAGGGCTCACTGAGAAGCCTGGGGGAGAAGAAGTCTCAAAAGAGGACCGTGAGGACTTAGAGAAATTCATGGACACAGAACGCCaggggtctgcttctggggaacgCGAAGATGACGTGTTCCACTGGCCTCCCCACTGGACCGCAAAGCCCAAGCAGAGTGACAAGATGAAGGACGCGCCTATAATAAGCAGCTTCTTTAAAGAACCGCGGTCTTTGCAGCGGTTCCAGAAGTACTTTGACATCCATGAGCTGGAAGCCCTCTTCCAAGAAATGTCACTAAAGCTGAAGGCAGCCCAGCAGGAGAGCCTGCCTTATAATGTGGAAAAAGTCCTAGATAAGGTTTTCCGTGCATCGGAGTCCGAAATTCTGAGCATAGCAGAGAAAATGCTCGATACTCGTGTGATCAAAAATGGAGAACTGGGAGTGAAGGAAAGTAACATATTTGAAGAGGCCGCGGTGCTAGATGACGTTCAAGACCTAATCTATTTTGTCAGGTACACACACTCCATAGCAGAGGAGACTGTACCCCCGGCAGCAGCACGGCGTCCAGCGGAAGACTGGGATAGACTGATGGAAG ACATCCCCCCACCACGTGAAGATGATTTCTCACAAGAGGACACAGAAGATCTTAAAACAGAGATTCCTGAAGAGCCCAGCTGCTTGGATCAATTGGATCAACCCACAACTAGTGACGTGGGTACCTCAGAAATGTCACAGAAGCCGAATACTGAGAAAGACATACACCCAG